In Limosilactobacillus sp. WILCCON 0051, a single window of DNA contains:
- a CDS encoding S1 domain-containing RNA-binding protein, with translation MAIEEGAKVSGKISGITNFGAFVDLDDNQTGLVHISQISDRFIKDIHDVLSVGDTVTVKVMKIGSDGKIALSMKEAQPKEERHHHEERENHREQGHGFHERRHDEEAHGHAHTQERHEFNHVPQRGFSGARHHRQNDSFDNMLASFMKESESRLSTLKRQTDGKRGGRGGRRS, from the coding sequence ATGGCAATTGAAGAAGGAGCAAAGGTTTCAGGGAAGATCTCAGGTATTACTAATTTCGGGGCTTTCGTTGATCTAGACGACAACCAGACGGGATTGGTTCATATCAGTCAGATTTCTGATCGCTTCATCAAAGACATTCACGACGTTCTGTCAGTCGGCGATACGGTAACTGTCAAGGTAATGAAGATTGGCAGTGATGGCAAGATCGCCTTATCGATGAAGGAAGCTCAACCTAAGGAAGAACGTCACCACCATGAGGAGCGCGAAAACCATCGCGAACAGGGACACGGCTTCCACGAACGACGTCATGATGAAGAGGCTCATGGTCATGCTCATACTCAAGAGCGCCATGAATTTAACCATGTACCACAGCGCGGCTTTTCTGGGGCTCGTCATCACCGGCAAAATGACAGCTTCGACAATATGCTGGCCAGTTTTATGAAGGAAAGCGAATCACGCCTGTCAACGCTGAAACGGCAAACGGATGGCAAGCGTGGCGGCCGTGGCGGTCGTCGCAGCTAA
- the lysS gene encoding lysine--tRNA ligase has translation MSQELDQMRVRREKMDELKAAGIEPFGRRYHRDHLAQDLHEQFDQVDKDELLEQENMVSIAGRMMRKRSSGKAGFADFVDRTGKIQVYARKDMVGDEQYHIFKRADLGDFMGIKGDVIKTNTGELTIRAREITFLSKALRPLPNKWEGVKDPETIYRQRYLDLIANPESFKRFHQRTAIIKAIRKYMDDHGFTEVETPILNTQAGGANARPFITHHNALNIDMYLRIATELYLKRLIVGGFERVYELGRVFRNEGMDLQHNPEFTTIETYAAYWDLWDVMDETEGIIKAAAKVVSDDGKITYQGTEIDLGGEFKRITMNDAVKEQTGIDFKEIETDEEARQLAAEKHVKYEKWWSKGHILSAFFDEFVEDTLIQPTFIYEFPVEVSPLAKRNQENPEMADRFELYIAGGEMGNAFSELNDPIDQKYRFEMQAKEKANGNDEAEPVDLDYVEALEYGMPPTGGLGIGIDRLVMLLTDAKSIRDVILFPTMRPEKTADEEEK, from the coding sequence GTGTCACAAGAACTGGATCAAATGCGCGTTCGTCGCGAAAAGATGGATGAACTCAAAGCAGCAGGAATTGAACCGTTTGGCCGTCGCTACCATCGCGACCACTTGGCTCAGGATCTGCATGAACAATTTGATCAGGTAGATAAAGATGAGCTGCTTGAACAAGAAAACATGGTCAGCATTGCCGGCCGAATGATGCGCAAACGCAGCAGCGGTAAGGCAGGCTTTGCGGATTTCGTTGATCGGACGGGCAAAATTCAGGTCTACGCGCGCAAAGATATGGTTGGCGATGAACAATACCATATCTTTAAGCGGGCCGATCTTGGCGACTTCATGGGGATCAAAGGTGACGTCATCAAGACCAACACCGGTGAACTGACGATTCGTGCGCGTGAGATTACCTTTCTGTCTAAGGCTTTGCGGCCACTGCCAAACAAATGGGAAGGGGTTAAGGATCCAGAAACCATCTATCGTCAGCGTTACCTGGATCTGATTGCCAACCCAGAAAGCTTTAAGCGTTTCCACCAACGGACGGCGATTATCAAGGCAATTCGTAAGTACATGGATGACCATGGCTTTACCGAGGTCGAAACGCCAATCCTGAATACCCAGGCTGGTGGTGCCAATGCACGGCCATTTATTACGCACCATAATGCCTTAAACATTGACATGTATCTGCGGATTGCGACGGAGCTTTACCTGAAGCGGCTGATCGTCGGAGGCTTTGAACGGGTCTATGAACTGGGACGGGTCTTTCGTAATGAAGGGATGGACCTGCAGCATAATCCAGAATTTACAACGATTGAAACCTATGCCGCTTATTGGGATCTGTGGGATGTCATGGATGAAACGGAAGGTATCATTAAGGCGGCTGCCAAGGTAGTCTCTGATGATGGCAAGATTACCTATCAAGGCACTGAGATTGACCTTGGCGGCGAATTCAAGCGGATTACGATGAACGATGCCGTTAAGGAACAGACGGGCATTGACTTTAAGGAAATCGAAACTGATGAGGAAGCTCGTCAGCTGGCGGCAGAAAAGCACGTTAAGTATGAAAAATGGTGGTCAAAAGGTCATATTCTGAGTGCCTTCTTTGACGAATTCGTTGAAGACACTTTGATTCAGCCAACGTTTATCTATGAGTTCCCTGTTGAGGTATCGCCACTGGCTAAGCGGAACCAAGAAAATCCTGAAATGGCAGACCGGTTTGAACTTTACATTGCTGGCGGCGAAATGGGCAATGCTTTTAGCGAACTGAACGATCCAATCGACCAAAAGTATCGTTTTGAAATGCAGGCCAAGGAAAAGGCTAATGGCAACGATGAGGCCGAACCGGTTGATCTGGACTATGTTGAGGCGTTGGAATACGGGATGCCGCCAACTGGTGGTCTGGGGATCGGTATCGATCGTTTGGTAATGCTTTTGACGGATGCCAAGTCGATTCGTGACGTTATTCTCTTCCCAACGATGCGTCCAGAAAAGACTGCTGATGAAGAAGAAAAATAA
- the hpt gene encoding hypoxanthine phosphoribosyltransferase, with protein MNNDIERVLYSTEEINAAEDRLAKQINADYADKKPLVVSVLTGAAPFSVDMFKKMTCYAQLDFIDVSSYYGGTESTGTIKLIHDLKADLEGQDVLIMEDIVDTGRTLRYLVDLLGERGANSVKVCTLLDKPEGRKVEIEADYVGFVVPNEFLVGYGLDYQGYYRNLPYVGILKPSVYSK; from the coding sequence ATGAACAACGATATTGAACGCGTCTTGTACAGCACTGAAGAGATCAATGCTGCCGAGGATCGGCTGGCTAAGCAGATCAATGCTGACTATGCCGACAAAAAGCCGCTGGTGGTTTCGGTTCTGACTGGCGCGGCGCCTTTTTCGGTTGATATGTTTAAAAAGATGACCTGTTACGCCCAGCTGGACTTTATTGACGTTTCCAGCTATTACGGCGGTACCGAGTCGACTGGAACGATCAAATTGATTCACGACTTGAAGGCTGATCTGGAGGGCCAGGACGTCTTGATCATGGAAGATATCGTCGACACTGGCCGCACACTGCGCTATCTGGTTGATCTGTTAGGCGAGCGTGGTGCCAACAGCGTCAAGGTATGTACGCTGCTGGATAAGCCAGAGGGCCGCAAAGTCGAAATCGAGGCTGACTATGTTGGCTTTGTCGTTCCAAACGAGTTCTTGGTTGGCTATGGCCTTGACTACCAGGGCTACTATCGAAACCTGCCATACGTAGGAATCCTGAAGCCTTCCGTATATAGCAAATAG
- the hslO gene encoding Hsp33 family molecular chaperone HslO yields the protein MENNDYLVKSMTKDGMFRAYAVRATNLVEKAHEIHDTWSASSAALGRTLIGTLLLSTSSLDEKAGMTVKIQGNGPVGYIVADGTAHGEVKGYMKNPHVNLPLNDAGKIDVAGAVGRQGTLSVTTMTPGDKTPYTGEVDLISGELGDDFTYYLAKSEQIPSAVGLSVFVEKDDSIKAAGGFMVQVMPGASDEAITKLETAIKGMPRVSDLLLEGKTPEDILHLLFPDEELKMLQTMPVSYACHCNKNRFAHALATIKPADLKEMIEQDEGAEIVCQFCGKKYQFDKQDLEVILKQATSSDQA from the coding sequence ATGGAAAACAATGACTATTTAGTAAAAAGCATGACTAAGGATGGGATGTTTCGTGCGTATGCAGTGCGTGCTACCAACCTGGTTGAAAAAGCTCATGAGATTCACGATACCTGGAGTGCCAGCTCGGCAGCTTTAGGACGCACCCTTATCGGTACGCTGCTTTTATCAACGTCCAGCTTGGATGAAAAAGCCGGCATGACGGTGAAGATTCAAGGCAATGGGCCAGTTGGCTACATCGTCGCTGATGGTACGGCTCATGGCGAAGTCAAGGGCTATATGAAAAATCCACATGTCAATCTGCCATTGAACGATGCTGGCAAGATTGATGTTGCCGGTGCGGTTGGCCGCCAAGGAACGCTTTCGGTAACAACGATGACGCCAGGCGACAAGACGCCTTATACCGGCGAGGTTGATCTGATCTCAGGCGAGCTGGGTGATGACTTTACCTACTATCTGGCCAAGTCAGAACAGATTCCCTCGGCAGTCGGCTTGTCGGTCTTTGTTGAAAAAGATGATTCGATTAAGGCAGCTGGTGGATTTATGGTCCAGGTAATGCCCGGTGCCAGCGATGAGGCCATTACCAAACTGGAAACGGCCATTAAAGGCATGCCGAGAGTATCGGATCTGCTTTTGGAAGGCAAGACGCCAGAAGACATCCTGCATCTGCTGTTCCCTGATGAAGAACTCAAGATGCTGCAGACGATGCCGGTATCATATGCCTGCCACTGCAACAAGAATCGTTTTGCACATGCCCTGGCAACAATCAAACCAGCTGATCTAAAGGAAATGATTGAACAAGACGAAGGTGCTGAAATCGTCTGCCAGTTCTGCGGCAAGAAGTATCAGTTTGACAAGCAGGACTTGGAAGTAATCTTAAAGCAGGCTACCAGCAGCGACCAGGCATAG
- the ftsH gene encoding ATP-dependent zinc metalloprotease FtsH: protein MNNNRKNNGFAHNVLFYAIIFLCIMGIAYFFFGGSSTDTQSKNVSQSTFVTELKDNKVKSFQLQPDGGVYKITGTYRKPQKVSGSDAGFSIVGQKSSTTTSFQSSVLDSDVTLSQLQKYAEKHNVTISTKAEESNSLWMNLLFTILPLIIMVFFFYMMMGQASQGGRGGGMMNFGKSKAKPANAKENKVRFSDVAGEEEEKQELVEVVEFLKNPKKFTRLGAKIPSGVLLEGPPGTGKTLLAKAVAGEAGVPFFSISGSDFVEMFVGVGASRVRDLFDQAKKAAPSIIFIDEIDAVGRRRGSGMGGGHDEREQTLNQLLVEMDGFSGDEGVIVMAATNRADVLDPALLRPGRFDRKILVGAPDVKGREAILRVHARNKPLGPDVDLKEIAKQTPGFVGADLANLLNEAALLAARRNENEISAADVDEAEDRVIAGPAKRDRVVSPKERETVAYHEAGHTIVGLVLNDARVVHKVTIVPRGRAGGYAIMLPREDQMLMSKKNAEEQIAGLMGGRAAEEIIFHSQSSGASNDFEQATQIARAMVTQYGMSDKIGPVELQSSGQVFAGQGYDQAGYSEHTAALVDEEIKRILNEGHEQALHIIETHREQHKLIAEALLKYETLNEKQILSLYKTGKMPEADIEAAEDEQHAATFEESKRALERRETEKVADDHDNDAESDHDSQTPDSSASNDQNDHHDDHDDQA from the coding sequence ATGAACAACAATCGTAAAAATAATGGATTCGCTCATAACGTGCTCTTCTATGCGATAATCTTTTTGTGCATTATGGGAATTGCCTACTTCTTCTTTGGGGGGAGCAGTACGGATACGCAAAGCAAAAACGTTTCCCAAAGCACTTTTGTTACCGAATTGAAGGACAATAAGGTTAAGAGCTTCCAACTTCAACCAGACGGCGGAGTCTACAAGATCACTGGTACCTACCGCAAGCCACAGAAGGTCAGCGGCAGCGATGCCGGGTTCTCGATCGTCGGGCAAAAGAGCAGTACCACGACCAGCTTCCAAAGCTCAGTGCTGGACAGCGACGTAACGCTCAGTCAGCTGCAGAAGTATGCTGAAAAGCACAACGTTACCATCAGCACCAAGGCCGAAGAATCCAACAGTCTGTGGATGAATCTGCTGTTTACCATTTTGCCATTGATCATCATGGTATTTTTCTTCTACATGATGATGGGGCAAGCCAGTCAAGGCGGTCGTGGCGGCGGGATGATGAACTTTGGCAAGTCTAAGGCCAAGCCCGCCAATGCCAAGGAAAACAAGGTCCGTTTCTCTGACGTTGCTGGTGAAGAAGAAGAAAAGCAGGAACTGGTTGAAGTCGTTGAATTTCTAAAGAATCCAAAGAAATTCACGCGGCTGGGGGCCAAGATTCCATCTGGGGTGCTTCTTGAAGGGCCTCCAGGTACTGGTAAGACGCTGCTGGCCAAAGCCGTTGCGGGTGAAGCTGGCGTACCATTCTTCTCGATTTCAGGTTCTGATTTCGTTGAGATGTTTGTCGGGGTTGGTGCCAGCCGGGTTCGTGACCTGTTTGACCAAGCCAAGAAGGCGGCGCCATCAATCATCTTTATCGACGAAATCGATGCCGTTGGTCGGCGGCGTGGCTCTGGCATGGGCGGCGGCCACGATGAACGTGAACAGACGCTGAACCAGCTGTTGGTTGAAATGGATGGTTTTAGCGGTGACGAAGGCGTTATCGTAATGGCTGCCACCAACCGGGCTGACGTTTTGGACCCAGCGCTGCTGCGGCCAGGTCGTTTTGACCGGAAGATTCTGGTCGGTGCTCCTGACGTTAAGGGGCGTGAAGCCATTCTGCGCGTTCATGCCCGCAACAAGCCATTGGGACCAGATGTCGACTTAAAGGAAATCGCCAAGCAGACGCCGGGATTCGTGGGTGCCGATTTGGCCAACCTGCTGAATGAGGCGGCATTGCTGGCTGCACGGCGCAATGAAAACGAGATTTCAGCAGCTGATGTTGATGAAGCTGAGGACCGCGTAATTGCTGGTCCAGCCAAGCGTGATCGGGTCGTTTCGCCAAAAGAACGCGAAACCGTTGCCTACCACGAAGCCGGCCACACGATCGTTGGGCTGGTCTTAAACGATGCACGGGTTGTTCATAAAGTAACGATCGTACCGCGTGGCCGCGCCGGCGGGTATGCAATCATGCTGCCGCGTGAAGACCAGATGCTGATGAGCAAGAAAAATGCTGAAGAGCAGATTGCTGGTCTGATGGGTGGTCGTGCAGCTGAAGAAATCATCTTCCATTCACAGTCGTCTGGAGCTTCCAATGACTTTGAGCAGGCAACGCAGATTGCGCGGGCCATGGTTACCCAATACGGGATGAGCGACAAGATCGGTCCGGTTGAGCTGCAGAGCTCTGGACAGGTTTTTGCTGGCCAAGGCTATGATCAGGCGGGCTACTCAGAACATACGGCTGCCCTGGTTGATGAAGAAATCAAGCGGATCTTGAATGAAGGTCATGAACAAGCGCTCCATATCATTGAGACGCACCGTGAACAGCACAAGCTGATTGCCGAGGCGCTGCTCAAGTATGAAACGCTGAACGAAAAGCAGATTCTGAGCCTGTACAAGACTGGGAAGATGCCGGAAGCCGATATTGAAGCTGCTGAAGATGAACAGCATGCTGCAACTTTTGAAGAGTCCAAGCGTGCTTTGGAACGTCGCGAAACTGAAAAAGTAGCAGACGACCATGACAACGATGCTGAATCGGATCATGATTCACAAACGCCAGACAGCTCAGCTTCAAACGATCAAAATGACCACCATGACGATCATGATGATCAGGCATAA
- a CDS encoding MFS transporter, with product MKDDLFKWLGGLAFLNNVGYSCVWPVTTIYMHDQLHQSLVLAGVVLLCYSSANVIGSIAAGSQFDRGHTFGLNLFGQLITLLAVTLLIFMHGWPSYPILLCIFGFGNGWILTLINSMGTRVKKYPSVKVFNQLYLAENIGLVVGTGLTGFIYEQGIGWLFALIAGIYLVSLIIVGIKFAKVELHGECPVRQTGTASADLTGKSNLFVIIVLLLGLVVVWVMYEQWMSNLAVYLARFGISTGRYGMLWTINGILIIIFQLLLDWIGRYHATLDLQVILGAFFMAGSFMLLLFAARYGQFVLAMVVLTLGESLLIPGVPAYVNRLSPVVQKGRGQGMVNAFSSIGKAIGPLFGGLVIERLGYFRLFAICTAADLVVGMMIGIVLLILRRRLQTYD from the coding sequence TTGAAAGACGATTTGTTTAAATGGCTGGGCGGACTGGCCTTTCTAAATAACGTTGGCTATAGCTGCGTATGGCCGGTGACGACGATCTATATGCATGATCAGCTGCATCAGTCATTGGTCCTGGCTGGGGTGGTTCTGCTGTGCTATTCCAGTGCCAACGTAATCGGCAGTATTGCAGCAGGCAGCCAATTTGATCGTGGGCATACGTTTGGCTTAAACCTTTTTGGCCAGCTGATTACGCTTCTGGCCGTAACGCTGTTGATCTTTATGCATGGCTGGCCAAGCTATCCCATTTTGTTATGCATTTTTGGTTTTGGCAATGGCTGGATTTTAACCTTGATCAATTCAATGGGTACCAGAGTCAAAAAATATCCCAGCGTTAAGGTCTTTAATCAACTTTATCTGGCCGAAAACATCGGTCTGGTAGTCGGTACGGGACTGACTGGCTTTATCTATGAACAGGGAATTGGCTGGCTGTTTGCGCTGATTGCCGGGATCTATCTGGTCAGTCTGATTATCGTTGGCATAAAGTTTGCTAAGGTTGAGCTGCATGGTGAGTGCCCAGTCAGACAAACTGGTACCGCATCAGCTGACCTGACTGGCAAGAGCAATCTTTTCGTAATCATCGTTTTGCTGCTCGGGCTGGTAGTCGTCTGGGTCATGTATGAACAGTGGATGAGCAATCTGGCAGTCTATCTAGCACGGTTCGGCATTTCAACGGGACGCTATGGCATGCTTTGGACGATCAATGGCATTTTGATCATTATTTTTCAGCTGCTGCTTGACTGGATTGGCCGCTACCATGCGACGCTTGATCTTCAAGTGATTCTGGGAGCCTTTTTTATGGCTGGCTCGTTTATGCTGCTGCTTTTTGCGGCTCGCTATGGGCAGTTTGTCTTGGCGATGGTCGTGCTGACGCTGGGCGAGTCGCTTTTGATTCCAGGAGTGCCGGCATATGTCAATCGCTTGTCGCCGGTTGTTCAAAAAGGGCGCGGACAAGGGATGGTCAATGCATTTTCATCGATTGGCAAGGCGATTGGTCCGCTGTTTGGCGGTTTGGTCATTGAAAGACTGGGCTATTTCAGGTTATTTGCAATCTGTACGGCCGCTGATCTGGTTGTCGGTATGATGATCGGAATAGTGCTGCTGATTTTACGTCGCAGACTGCAGACCTATGATTAA
- the tilS gene encoding tRNA lysidine(34) synthetase TilS, with protein MASVAAVAVVAAKMNLQQQIKRRLTGHRFFESAAPLVVAVSGGVDSMVLLDVMQQLVDPRRLIVAHVNHELRKQSQQEETFLKSYCQKHQLKLAVRHWPIKEHPQTGIEDAARTMRYRFFAQTMHEHQADFLLTAHHANDQAETMLMKMVRGGQLTALAGIEDERPFAGKTLLRPLLTIPKDRLYEYANMHQLTWFEDNTNQDLALTRNRFRNLIVPAMIKENPRFLAHMTAWHEQLSDLLAFSQNSLAQLLAQMTTTNQLQLAKYRQQPQSSRRLLMLQWLKNQAVYDLTQSQLMQIDQLLNDDKKPQQIMQLPNDHWLVKEYDVCWLKNAAKKVDNSQKKSAAVVELGQWHEINDELTFGVFSKDQLPKDAIELARFKLPSDALPLRLRSWQKGDRLRLKSGGHQKVRRVLINDKVPQLQRQEQLVLTTAAETVLWVVGHKFAWLDESSGAAEGQECQIIVVAQRKC; from the coding sequence ATGGCAAGCGTGGCGGCCGTGGCGGTCGTCGCAGCTAAAATGAATCTTCAACAACAGATTAAGCGGCGTCTGACAGGGCACCGCTTTTTTGAATCAGCTGCTCCCTTGGTAGTTGCCGTTTCCGGAGGCGTTGACTCAATGGTGCTGTTGGACGTGATGCAGCAGCTGGTTGATCCAAGACGATTGATCGTCGCCCACGTCAACCATGAATTACGCAAACAGAGCCAGCAAGAGGAGACCTTTTTAAAAAGCTACTGTCAAAAGCACCAATTAAAGCTGGCAGTCAGACACTGGCCGATCAAAGAACATCCGCAAACCGGGATTGAGGATGCCGCGCGGACAATGCGCTACCGCTTTTTTGCCCAGACGATGCATGAACATCAGGCTGATTTTCTTTTGACCGCGCACCACGCCAATGATCAGGCCGAGACAATGCTGATGAAGATGGTCAGGGGAGGGCAGCTGACGGCGCTGGCTGGGATTGAAGATGAGCGGCCGTTTGCTGGTAAAACGCTGCTCAGACCGCTTTTGACCATTCCCAAGGATCGGCTTTATGAGTATGCCAATATGCATCAGTTAACCTGGTTTGAGGATAATACCAATCAGGACCTTGCTTTGACGCGCAATCGTTTTCGAAATCTGATCGTTCCTGCCATGATCAAAGAGAATCCGCGTTTTTTGGCGCATATGACGGCGTGGCATGAACAGTTGAGCGATCTGCTGGCTTTTAGTCAAAACAGCTTGGCGCAGCTTCTGGCGCAGATGACGACGACAAATCAGCTGCAGCTGGCAAAGTATCGACAGCAGCCGCAGTCCAGTCGCCGGCTGTTAATGCTGCAATGGCTGAAGAATCAGGCAGTCTATGACCTGACTCAATCACAGCTCATGCAGATCGACCAGCTGCTAAACGATGACAAAAAGCCGCAGCAGATCATGCAATTGCCAAATGACCATTGGCTAGTGAAAGAATATGATGTCTGTTGGCTTAAAAACGCGGCTAAAAAGGTCGATAATTCGCAAAAAAAGTCCGCAGCTGTGGTAGAATTGGGCCAATGGCATGAAATCAACGATGAATTGACGTTTGGGGTCTTTAGTAAGGATCAGCTGCCTAAAGATGCTATTGAGCTGGCCAGATTCAAGCTGCCGTCTGATGCCTTGCCGCTGCGATTAAGAAGCTGGCAAAAAGGTGATCGGCTGCGCTTAAAAAGTGGTGGCCATCAAAAGGTTCGGCGCGTCTTGATCAACGACAAGGTACCGCAGCTGCAGCGTCAGGAGCAACTGGTTTTGACTACGGCTGCTGAGACGGTGCTGTGGGTAGTTGGCCATAAGTTCGCCTGGCTGGATGAGTCAAGCGGCGCTGCTGAAGGCCAAGAATGCCAAATCATCGTAGTTGCCCAACGAAAATGCTAA
- the dusB gene encoding tRNA dihydrouridine synthase DusB, producing MEWQIGNVTIPNQVVVAPMAGVTNSAFRVICKKFGAGYVVCEMISDRGIMYHNKKTLSMLKVEPIEHPMGIQIFGGTKETLVQAAKFIDENTEADVIDINMGCPVNKVVNTDAGAKWLLDPNKVYEMVSYVVDAVKKPVTVKMRIGWDDKHIYAVENALAAERAGAQAIAMHGRTRKQMYTGHADWNILKEVANALTIPFMGNGDVKTPEDAKRMLDETGATAVMIGRAAMGNPWMLKRTAHYLETGELLPEATPEQKIAMAKEHLAGLVELKGEHVGVREFRGQSTFYIKGIPRAARTKAALVEAETQQEMIDIFDRFLEETQKRAAQQAMHRAQRQAKIEEED from the coding sequence GTGGAATGGCAAATTGGCAATGTCACGATTCCCAATCAAGTCGTAGTAGCTCCCATGGCTGGAGTTACCAATTCTGCGTTCCGCGTCATCTGTAAAAAGTTTGGCGCTGGCTACGTGGTCTGCGAAATGATTTCTGATCGCGGCATTATGTACCACAACAAAAAGACCCTGTCGATGCTGAAGGTTGAGCCGATCGAACATCCGATGGGCATTCAGATTTTTGGTGGTACAAAAGAGACTTTGGTTCAAGCAGCCAAATTCATCGATGAAAATACCGAAGCTGATGTGATTGACATCAACATGGGCTGTCCAGTCAACAAAGTCGTTAACACCGATGCCGGAGCAAAATGGCTGTTGGATCCAAATAAAGTCTATGAAATGGTTTCTTATGTCGTTGATGCCGTTAAAAAACCAGTTACGGTCAAAATGCGGATCGGCTGGGATGACAAGCACATCTATGCCGTCGAAAACGCCTTGGCAGCCGAGCGTGCCGGTGCCCAGGCAATCGCCATGCATGGTCGAACTCGCAAACAGATGTATACAGGTCACGCGGATTGGAATATCCTAAAAGAAGTGGCCAATGCATTGACGATTCCGTTTATGGGCAATGGTGACGTTAAAACGCCAGAAGATGCCAAACGGATGCTGGATGAGACGGGAGCAACCGCAGTCATGATTGGTCGGGCAGCAATGGGTAATCCATGGATGCTTAAGCGGACGGCTCATTATCTGGAAACGGGTGAACTGCTTCCAGAAGCTACGCCAGAGCAAAAAATCGCGATGGCCAAGGAGCACTTGGCTGGCTTGGTAGAATTAAAAGGCGAGCATGTTGGCGTTCGTGAGTTCCGGGGACAATCAACCTTCTACATCAAGGGAATTCCCCGGGCGGCCAGAACAAAGGCAGCGTTGGTTGAAGCAGAAACGCAGCAGGAAATGATTGATATTTTCGATCGCTTCTTGGAGGAAACACAAAAGCGGGCGGCACAGCAAGCGATGCATCGTGCTCAACGCCAGGCAAAAATTGAGGAGGAAGACTAG